The following coding sequences are from one Triticum aestivum cultivar Chinese Spring chromosome 5A, IWGSC CS RefSeq v2.1, whole genome shotgun sequence window:
- the LOC123104304 gene encoding ribulose-phosphate 3-epimerase, cytoplasmic isoform gives MAAAAKIAPSMLSSDFANLASEAERMVRLGADWLHMDVMDGHFVPNLTIGAPVIESLRKHTKAYLDCHLMVTNPSDYVEAFGKAGASGFTFHIEVARDNWKELTQSIKAKGMRPGVSLKPGTPVEDVFPLVEAETPVELVLVMTVEPGFGGQKFMPEMMDKVRTLRKKYPSLDIEVDGGLGPSTIDAAASAGANCIVAGSSVFGAPDPGEVISALRKSVEASQIKS, from the exons atggcggcggcggcgaagataGCGCCGTCCATGCTCTCGTCGGACTTCGCCAACCTCGCCTCGGAGGCCGAGCGCATGGTCCGCCTCGGCGCCGACTGGCTCCACATGGACGTCATG GATGG GCACTTCGTTCCTAATTTAACTATTGGAGCTCCAGTGATTGAGAGCTTGAGGAAGCACACAAA GGCATATTTGGACTGCCATCTCATGGTCACAAATCCTTCCGATTATGTAGAGGCATTTGGAAAAGCTGGTGCCTCAGGATTCACATTCCATATAGAAGTAGCGAGGG ATAACTGGAAAGAGCTCACCCAAAGCATCAAAGCAAAGGGCATGCGGCCTGGTGTATCATTGAAGCCTGGTACTCCTGTGGAGGATGTTTTCCCCCTG GTGGAAGCAGAAACCCCTGTAGAGTTGGTTCTCGTGATGACGGTCGAGCCTGGCTTTGGTGGCCAGAAGTTCATGCCGGAGATGATGGATAAG GTGCGTACGCTGAGGAAGAAGTACCCGTCCCTCGACATTGAG GTCGACGGTGGCCTGGGTCCTTCCACCATCGACGCCGCCGCGTCGGCCGGCGCCAACTGCATCGTCGCCGGGAGCTCCGTGTTCGGCGCGCCCGACCCCGGAGAGGTCATCTCGGCGCTGCGCAAGAGCGTGGAGGCGTCGCAGATCAAGAGCTGA